A genome region from Arachis duranensis cultivar V14167 chromosome 6, aradu.V14167.gnm2.J7QH, whole genome shotgun sequence includes the following:
- the LOC107495924 gene encoding uncharacterized protein LOC107495924 isoform X3: MRLKVEDQEGSIILQDTPIINANFILSDDSEIYDPTVNSWNELRSPVDHPLFSQSEIQGCLDIGDSVYSCLYCGASFWLLERVEKQSRINQPLFTLCCFQGKIQLPYLQKAPDLLYNLIHGHDNKSLQFQKKIRYYNSMFAFTSLGGKVIDSVNDGTGPPQFIISGQNYHRIGSLLPQAGQVPKFVQLYIYDTEHELTHREGIFGYGQLLQKFCYDCL, from the exons ATGAGGCTGAAAGTTGAAGACCAAG aggGATCAATTATTTTGCAAGATACTCCAATTATTAATGCCAATTTCATATTATCAG ACGACTCTGAAATATATGATCCTACTGTAAATTCTTGGAATGAGCTTCGGTCTCCTGTTGATCATCCACTTTTTTCACAAAGTGAAATTCAAG GTTGTCTCGATATTGGTGACTCTGTGTATAGTTGTCTATATTGTGGTGCGTCATTTTGGTTACTAGAGCGGGTTGAAAAACAGTCAAGAATTAATCAGCCTCTTTTTACACTTTGTTGTTTTCAAGGAAAAATTCAATTACCGTATCTTCAGAAAGCTCcagatttattatataatttgattCATGGTCATGATAATAAGTCTTTACAGTTTCAGAAGAAAATTCGGTATTATAATAGTATGTTTGCTTTCACTTCTCTTGGTGGTAAAGTAATAGATTCAGTGAATGATGGAACTGGCCCACCGCAGTTCATCATAAGTGGCCAAAATTATCATAGGATTGGAAGTTTATTACCTCAGGCTGGTCAAGTTCCGAAATTTGTCCAATTATACATATATGACACAGAACATGAGTTAACGCATAGAGAAGGAATATTTGGGTACGGTCAACtcttacaaaaattttgttatgattgtttgtaa
- the LOC107495924 gene encoding uncharacterized protein LOC107495924 isoform X1, protein MRLKVEDQASTFMASLVISFLSKRKNIPLLQITSDLLLFILRMDDYQPSAYSIEGSIILQDTPIINANFILSDDSEIYDPTVNSWNELRSPVDHPLFSQSEIQGCLDIGDSVYSCLYCGASFWLLERVEKQSRINQPLFTLCCFQGKIQLPYLQKAPDLLYNLIHGHDNKSLQFQKKIRYYNSMFAFTSLGGKVIDSVNDGTGPPQFIISGQNYHRIGSLLPQAGQVPKFVQLYIYDTEHELTHREGIFGYGQLLQKFCYDCL, encoded by the exons ATGAGGCTGAAAGTTGAAGACCAAG CAAGTACTTTCATGGCCTCTCTGGTTATAAGTTTTCTTTCAAAAAGGAAAAACATTCCCCTTCTACAAATCACGTCAGATCTCCTGCTCTTCATTCTTCGGATGGATGATTATCAGCCTTCTGCATATTCGATTG aggGATCAATTATTTTGCAAGATACTCCAATTATTAATGCCAATTTCATATTATCAG ACGACTCTGAAATATATGATCCTACTGTAAATTCTTGGAATGAGCTTCGGTCTCCTGTTGATCATCCACTTTTTTCACAAAGTGAAATTCAAG GTTGTCTCGATATTGGTGACTCTGTGTATAGTTGTCTATATTGTGGTGCGTCATTTTGGTTACTAGAGCGGGTTGAAAAACAGTCAAGAATTAATCAGCCTCTTTTTACACTTTGTTGTTTTCAAGGAAAAATTCAATTACCGTATCTTCAGAAAGCTCcagatttattatataatttgattCATGGTCATGATAATAAGTCTTTACAGTTTCAGAAGAAAATTCGGTATTATAATAGTATGTTTGCTTTCACTTCTCTTGGTGGTAAAGTAATAGATTCAGTGAATGATGGAACTGGCCCACCGCAGTTCATCATAAGTGGCCAAAATTATCATAGGATTGGAAGTTTATTACCTCAGGCTGGTCAAGTTCCGAAATTTGTCCAATTATACATATATGACACAGAACATGAGTTAACGCATAGAGAAGGAATATTTGGGTACGGTCAACtcttacaaaaattttgttatgattgtttgtaa
- the LOC107495924 gene encoding uncharacterized protein LOC107495924 isoform X2, whose translation MASLVISFLSKRKNIPLLQITSDLLLFILRMDDYQPSAYSIEGSIILQDTPIINANFILSDDSEIYDPTVNSWNELRSPVDHPLFSQSEIQGCLDIGDSVYSCLYCGASFWLLERVEKQSRINQPLFTLCCFQGKIQLPYLQKAPDLLYNLIHGHDNKSLQFQKKIRYYNSMFAFTSLGGKVIDSVNDGTGPPQFIISGQNYHRIGSLLPQAGQVPKFVQLYIYDTEHELTHREGIFGYGQLLQKFCYDCL comes from the exons ATGGCCTCTCTGGTTATAAGTTTTCTTTCAAAAAGGAAAAACATTCCCCTTCTACAAATCACGTCAGATCTCCTGCTCTTCATTCTTCGGATGGATGATTATCAGCCTTCTGCATATTCGATTG aggGATCAATTATTTTGCAAGATACTCCAATTATTAATGCCAATTTCATATTATCAG ACGACTCTGAAATATATGATCCTACTGTAAATTCTTGGAATGAGCTTCGGTCTCCTGTTGATCATCCACTTTTTTCACAAAGTGAAATTCAAG GTTGTCTCGATATTGGTGACTCTGTGTATAGTTGTCTATATTGTGGTGCGTCATTTTGGTTACTAGAGCGGGTTGAAAAACAGTCAAGAATTAATCAGCCTCTTTTTACACTTTGTTGTTTTCAAGGAAAAATTCAATTACCGTATCTTCAGAAAGCTCcagatttattatataatttgattCATGGTCATGATAATAAGTCTTTACAGTTTCAGAAGAAAATTCGGTATTATAATAGTATGTTTGCTTTCACTTCTCTTGGTGGTAAAGTAATAGATTCAGTGAATGATGGAACTGGCCCACCGCAGTTCATCATAAGTGGCCAAAATTATCATAGGATTGGAAGTTTATTACCTCAGGCTGGTCAAGTTCCGAAATTTGTCCAATTATACATATATGACACAGAACATGAGTTAACGCATAGAGAAGGAATATTTGGGTACGGTCAACtcttacaaaaattttgttatgattgtttgtaa
- the LOC127748535 gene encoding uncharacterized protein LOC127748535, protein MKLALKSKNKIGFVDGTIVKPDKNDPAYVAWDKCNTYVVSWLNLSLSAEIAQSVVWNETAVDLWLDLKHMYYHGDRYRVAELEEELYAMKQGNLSITNYFTKLKAIWEDIDSFKPVPQCKECFEKCDCGLGT, encoded by the coding sequence ATGAAATTAGCGCTGAAATCAAAGAATAAGATAGGTTTTGTTGATGGAACCATTGTAAAACCAGATAAAAATGATCCTGCATATGTAGCATGGGATAAATGTAATACTTATGTTGTTTCTTGGTTAAATCTATCATTGAGTGCTGAGATTGCACAGAGTGTTGTTTGGAATGAAACTGCTGTAGATTTATGGCTTGATTTGAAGCACATGTATTATCATGGAGACAGATACAGGGTTGCTGAATTAGAAGAAGAGTTGTATGCTATGAAACAAGGGAATCTAAGCATAACAAATTATTTCACCAAGTTGAAGGCTATTTGGGAAGATATTGACAGTTTCAAACCAGTTCCACAATGCAAGGAGTGCTTTGAAAAATGTGATTGTGGCTTAGGAACT
- the LOC127748404 gene encoding uncharacterized protein LOC127748404, translating into MRDYRDETYAVRFLRGLNEQYGTVRSQIMLMKPLPDINEIFSLLIQQERQFNGSDLETQNFTALANSIHNFNNNSSSVSRGRGRGIRGGRGGRGGRNSAPKTCSYCHKAGHLVDTCYHKHGFPPHLQRQKWPRETSNGAMANNIVAGIEGSSTNNVKQDKEADGQSQFNQSLRDALLTFLRQECAQSSQGTSVRDVDQSNAGNGGS; encoded by the exons ATGAGAGATTATCGAGATGAAACTTATGCAGTGAGATTTTTAAGAGGATTGAATGAGCAGTATGGGACTGTGAGATCCCAAATCATGCTGATGAAGCCTCTTCCAGACATCAATGAAATTTTTTCTCTACTTATTCAGCAAGAGAGACAGTTTAATGGATCAGATTTGGAGACTCAAAACTTTACAGCTTTGGCcaattcaattcataatttcaacaataattcaagcAGTGTTTCCAGAGGAAGAGGACGAGGAATCCGTGGAGGTAGAGgtggaagaggaggaagaaattCAGCACCTAAGACCTGTTCTTATTGTCACAAGGCAGGGCATCTTGTGGATACTTGTTACCACAAACATGGATTTCCACCTCATCTACAGAGGCAGAAATGGCCACGAGAGACTAGCAATGGAGCTATGGCCAATAATATTGTTGCTGGAATTGAAGGGAGCAGTACCAACAATGTCAAGCAGGACAAGGAAGCTGATGGTCAATCCCAATTCAATCAGAGTTTGAGAGATGCACTGCTTACCTTTCTTCGGCAGGAGTGTGCACAGTCTTCTCAAGGAACAAGTGTGAGAGATGTCGATCAATCAAATGCAGGAAATGGAG GATCTTAG